The following coding sequences lie in one Pyrobaculum sp. 3827-6 genomic window:
- a CDS encoding histidinol-phosphate transaminase, protein MLLPEIDFAYDEPDVGYQRIRLHFNENLFLPEDYYRAVTALPEPWEIRYYTDPNNKKLAVAIERHLGLPQGSVVVTAGADEGLRLAMQLAAHMGRGLAIVEPTYGMARVVARQVGLRPAVAVYGVNLSLDVDAVARLGVGAVYVCSPNNPTAHVVKEVEELAARFSGLVVLDAAYAEFAGYWTPKLYEYGNVAEVRTFSKAWGLAGLRVGYVVAQKRLAEALRALSPPHPISSFSAKVVEKALEVGRPYVERSVEELSEVRQWAAAQIRGDKYHGPTNFITVKVGDAEAAASKLEKAGFVVRVLGGKPLCPSCIRFTLAPRPIMDKFLQQLEKVLQETSGGRSQAP, encoded by the coding sequence GTGTTGTTGCCCGAAATAGACTTCGCCTACGATGAGCCTGACGTGGGCTATCAGAGGATAAGGCTTCACTTTAATGAAAACCTCTTCCTCCCAGAGGACTACTACAGAGCTGTCACGGCGCTCCCCGAGCCGTGGGAGATACGCTACTACACAGATCCTAATAATAAGAAGCTAGCAGTGGCTATAGAGAGGCATCTAGGCCTCCCACAAGGCTCCGTCGTTGTAACTGCTGGGGCTGACGAGGGGCTGAGGCTCGCCATGCAACTAGCCGCGCATATGGGGCGCGGCTTAGCTATTGTGGAGCCCACCTACGGCATGGCGCGTGTGGTGGCTAGGCAGGTGGGGCTGAGGCCCGCGGTTGCTGTCTACGGCGTGAATTTGTCGCTCGACGTCGACGCGGTGGCGAGGCTTGGCGTCGGCGCTGTGTACGTCTGCTCGCCTAACAACCCCACCGCCCACGTGGTGAAGGAGGTGGAGGAGCTCGCGGCGAGGTTCAGCGGCCTCGTAGTGCTAGACGCCGCATACGCCGAGTTCGCCGGGTACTGGACGCCGAAGCTGTACGAATATGGAAACGTCGCCGAGGTGAGGACTTTTTCAAAGGCGTGGGGCCTTGCGGGGCTGAGAGTCGGCTACGTCGTCGCCCAAAAGCGGCTGGCCGAGGCTCTGAGGGCGCTGTCACCGCCGCACCCCATCTCCTCCTTCTCGGCCAAGGTGGTGGAAAAGGCGCTGGAGGTCGGCAGGCCGTACGTGGAGCGTTCCGTAGAGGAGTTGAGTGAAGTACGCCAGTGGGCCGCGGCGCAGATAAGAGGCGACAAGTACCACGGCCCCACCAACTTCATCACAGTCAAGGTTGGCGACGCAGAGGCCGCGGCCTCCAAGCTGGAGAAGGCCGGCTTCGTGGTGAGGGTACTCGGCGGAAAGCCGCTCTGCCCCTCATGCATACGCTTCACCCTGGCCCCCCGCCCCATCATGGACAAGTTCCTCCAACAGTTAGAAAAAGTCCTGCAAGAAACCTCTGGAGGTAGGAGCCAGGCTCCTTAG
- a CDS encoding PaREP1 family protein: protein MEVLPEPWFDLMRYREVRLREALYEAELAEKFLEEGLVRNAAGKAFQSWKAIVAAYSVDKIEELGKAFPGRKKPRGARRVVDKAVWIVAIMPAMALKRVAQIVGGDVDLYTNIALLLREYQYNGPDPEGILSVYPDDDAAVKDVKRLVEKAKELARQLHL from the coding sequence GTGGAGGTTTTGCCAGAGCCTTGGTTCGACCTAATGCGGTATAGAGAGGTGCGGCTAAGGGAAGCTCTTTACGAGGCTGAGCTGGCGGAGAAGTTCCTCGAAGAGGGCCTTGTGCGAAATGCCGCGGGTAAGGCCTTCCAGAGCTGGAAGGCTATTGTCGCCGCGTATTCAGTGGATAAAATCGAGGAGCTGGGTAAAGCTTTCCCCGGCCGTAAAAAGCCGAGAGGCGCCAGACGCGTCGTCGACAAGGCTGTGTGGATAGTGGCAATAATGCCAGCCATGGCCCTTAAGAGGGTGGCGCAGATAGTTGGAGGAGACGTAGATCTCTATACAAACATAGCGCTACTGCTCCGCGAGTATCAGTACAACGGCCCCGATCCCGAGGGTATACTCAGCGTGTATCCAGACGACGACGCCGCGGTAAAGGACGTGAAGAGGCTAGTCGAAAAGGCTAAGGAGCTGGCGAGACAACTCCATTTATAA
- a CDS encoding PaRep2b protein, translating into MQYALMKTIKVELRFDTTDRAEAERRAAVLRAVGVKAEVFKRHHKSRNRDEWYIAVTTNALAAESVHEAVRKAVAEFLERCREAGVLGEETYSRLVKKLEKGVPEWGNVRFSVALKKDGIVEVIHEPSDPQSFERVVNFLRDLGMRDGCEGEWCFVHFTAREPEGGRPGYVRITVDGLKYIGWLALHGEGEVREKAQRLRDMLLREAERKGGEVRQRLEQYLREGEQWGSVKPPIEREVEVEGRRLRVRIEEVEAWREQRETREHLVVKIKAKVVEGNSEVAVEKEARFYKTSGNEIRGYVNIHANAEGGREADYLRTAAVLKTLGVDKWSGKPKQIQLTRGALDTLMRLEPLCAALGICRRS; encoded by the coding sequence ATGCAATACGCCTTGATGAAAACAATAAAAGTGGAACTCCGCTTCGACACCACCGACCGCGCCGAGGCTGAGCGGAGGGCGGCGGTGCTGAGGGCTGTAGGCGTAAAGGCGGAGGTATTTAAACGTCACCACAAATCTCGCAACCGCGACGAGTGGTACATAGCCGTGACCACCAATGCGCTGGCCGCCGAGTCGGTGCACGAGGCGGTTAGAAAAGCCGTGGCTGAGTTTTTGGAGAGGTGTAGAGAGGCTGGCGTCCTCGGAGAGGAGACATACAGCCGCCTAGTCAAGAAATTAGAGAAGGGAGTGCCGGAGTGGGGCAACGTAAGGTTCTCCGTGGCGCTGAAAAAAGACGGCATTGTAGAAGTAATTCACGAACCCAGCGACCCCCAGTCCTTCGAGCGAGTGGTAAACTTCCTACGGGATCTGGGCATGCGGGACGGTTGCGAAGGGGAGTGGTGCTTCGTCCACTTCACGGCTAGGGAGCCGGAGGGCGGCAGGCCCGGCTACGTGCGCATTACCGTAGACGGACTTAAGTACATCGGGTGGCTCGCCCTACACGGCGAAGGCGAGGTGAGGGAGAAGGCCCAGCGGCTGAGGGACATGCTCCTAAGGGAGGCAGAGAGGAAGGGAGGGGAGGTGCGCCAGCGTCTTGAGCAGTACCTCCGCGAGGGGGAGCAGTGGGGCTCTGTGAAGCCGCCCATTGAGAGAGAGGTGGAGGTGGAGGGCAGGCGGCTGAGAGTGCGTATAGAGGAGGTAGAGGCGTGGAGAGAGCAAAGAGAGACAAGGGAGCACCTAGTCGTGAAGATAAAGGCAAAAGTAGTTGAGGGGAACAGCGAAGTAGCAGTAGAGAAAGAGGCCAGGTTTTACAAAACCAGCGGCAACGAGATTCGTGGCTACGTCAACATACACGCCAACGCAGAGGGCGGACGCGAGGCAGACTACCTAAGGACAGCCGCCGTGCTGAAAACCCTCGGCGTAGACAAGTGGAGCGGAAAGCCAAAACAGATACAACTCACCAGAGGCGCCCTAGACACCCTCATGCGCCTAGAGCCGTTGTGCGCCGCCCTGGGCATATGCCGCCGTAGCTAA
- the purB gene encoding adenylosuccinate lyase, which produces MYVSPFDWRYGSEEMRRLFSQEAVINAYLEVERALVCALEELGVAEKGCCEKVKNAEVGADEVYRLEKETGHDVLSLVLLLEQRSGCRYVHYGATSNDIIDTAWALLIRRALSIIKQRARAVGEELARLAERHKTLEMVGRTHGQWAEPITLGFKFANYYYELHIACRQLALAEELIRAKIGGAVGTMAAWGELGPEVKRRVSEKLGLPHHVITTQVAPREAFAVLAASLALMAAVAERLAVEIRELSRPEIGEVVERGGGSSAMPHKANPTTSERIVSLSRYLRALTHVAFENVALWHERDLTNSANERIWIPEALLALDEILNSTLRVLKTIYIDEARIEENLQKALPHILTEFHMNKLIREGHSRAEAYRKAKEIHALTYEYHNWPVEKLIEEAIKLKLCD; this is translated from the coding sequence ATGTACGTATCCCCATTTGACTGGCGCTACGGCTCCGAGGAGATGCGCCGCCTCTTCAGCCAGGAGGCAGTCATCAACGCCTATCTAGAGGTGGAGAGGGCGCTTGTATGTGCGCTGGAGGAGCTGGGCGTGGCTGAGAAGGGCTGTTGCGAAAAAGTAAAAAACGCAGAGGTAGGCGCCGACGAGGTCTACCGGCTTGAGAAGGAGACGGGACACGACGTGCTGAGCCTAGTGCTTCTGCTGGAGCAGAGAAGCGGGTGCAGATACGTGCACTACGGGGCCACCTCCAACGACATAATAGACACGGCGTGGGCTCTGCTCATTAGACGCGCCCTCTCCATTATAAAACAGAGGGCGCGGGCCGTGGGCGAGGAGCTGGCGCGCCTCGCGGAGAGGCACAAAACCCTAGAGATGGTGGGCAGGACGCACGGGCAGTGGGCCGAGCCCATCACGCTGGGTTTCAAATTTGCAAACTACTACTACGAGCTCCACATCGCATGCAGACAGCTGGCCCTCGCCGAGGAGTTGATAAGAGCCAAGATAGGCGGCGCCGTCGGCACCATGGCCGCGTGGGGGGAACTAGGACCCGAGGTCAAGAGGAGGGTCTCCGAGAAGCTGGGCCTCCCCCACCACGTAATTACCACCCAGGTGGCGCCCAGGGAGGCATTCGCCGTGCTCGCCGCCTCTCTGGCGTTAATGGCGGCCGTCGCCGAGCGCCTCGCGGTGGAGATAAGAGAGCTCTCCCGCCCCGAAATCGGCGAGGTGGTGGAGAGGGGAGGCGGCTCCTCCGCCATGCCTCACAAGGCCAACCCCACAACCTCAGAACGCATCGTCAGCCTGTCGAGGTACCTGAGGGCTTTGACACACGTGGCATTTGAAAACGTGGCTCTGTGGCATGAGAGAGATCTCACAAATTCCGCCAACGAGCGTATATGGATACCCGAGGCCCTTCTCGCGCTGGACGAAATCCTCAACAGCACCCTGAGAGTTTTGAAGACTATATACATAGACGAGGCGAGAATAGAGGAGAACCTACAGAAGGCGCTACCCCACATCCTCACAGAGTTCCACATGAATAAACTGATAAGAGAGGGACACAGCAGAGCCGAGGCGTATAGAAAGGCCAAGGAAATACACGCATTGACATACGAATACCATAATTGGCCCGTGGAGAAACTGATAGAAGAAGCAATAAAACTGAAGCTGTGCGATTAA
- the hisH gene encoding imidazole glycerol phosphate synthase subunit HisH yields MLVGVVDYTVGNVGSVLTALRRAGAEPVVVKSLEEAAGVDALVLPGVGTYEAAYALAHEFRNAILEKPTLAICLGMQLLFEASEEGGGRGLAVFRGRVERVRARKVPHIGWAYTHVARPDGVVEEGYYYYLHSYGVRWDGEDPSHIAYVEPGDRYAAAVRRGHILGVQFHPERSGKAGLALIRRFLAEARR; encoded by the coding sequence GTGCTTGTTGGTGTTGTGGACTACACGGTGGGCAACGTCGGTAGCGTACTAACGGCGTTGAGAAGGGCGGGGGCGGAGCCTGTAGTTGTGAAAAGCTTAGAGGAGGCGGCGGGGGTCGACGCGCTGGTGTTGCCCGGCGTCGGCACCTACGAGGCTGCCTACGCGCTGGCCCACGAATTTAGAAATGCGATTTTGGAAAAGCCGACGCTGGCCATATGCCTCGGCATGCAGTTGCTGTTCGAGGCAAGCGAAGAGGGCGGGGGGCGGGGGCTCGCAGTCTTCAGAGGGCGGGTGGAGAGGGTAAGGGCCCGTAAGGTGCCGCACATCGGCTGGGCGTATACGCATGTGGCGAGGCCCGACGGCGTGGTGGAGGAGGGGTACTACTACTACCTACACAGCTACGGCGTGCGCTGGGACGGGGAGGACCCCTCGCACATCGCCTACGTGGAGCCGGGCGATAGATACGCCGCGGCGGTTAGGAGGGGCCACATACTCGGCGTGCAGTTCCACCCAGAGAGAAGCGGCAAGGCCGGCCTCGCGCTGATTAGGAGATTCCTAGCCGAGGCGCGCAGGTAG
- a CDS encoding PaREP1 family protein: METGRRGVQILRIPLEDVAKARLMESRAEVELARKFLHAGLLRNAAGKAFQAWKAYLSYLAIKHQDLFQLEGVKILRRGIGVLRKELVLALAPTTMMTQLAEKLGAREPEVVELTALALLIHEYQYNGPDPSGALSKIPSDDAARGLIERLVTQLERRLAGEAGRT, translated from the coding sequence GTGGAGACCGGCCGGAGGGGGGTCCAGATATTGAGGATACCGCTGGAGGACGTGGCGAAGGCAAGGCTTATGGAGAGCAGAGCTGAGGTAGAGCTGGCTAGGAAATTCCTCCACGCAGGTCTCCTAAGGAACGCCGCCGGCAAGGCTTTCCAAGCGTGGAAAGCATATCTCTCCTACCTAGCAATTAAGCACCAAGATCTGTTCCAGCTAGAGGGTGTTAAAATCTTGAGGAGGGGCATCGGCGTCTTGCGTAAGGAGCTGGTGCTTGCCCTGGCGCCCACCACCATGATGACGCAACTGGCCGAAAAGCTAGGCGCGAGAGAGCCGGAGGTCGTGGAGCTCACTGCCTTGGCCTTGTTGATACATGAATACCAGTACAACGGCCCAGACCCCTCCGGCGCTCTGAGCAAAATACCCAGCGACGACGCGGCCAGGGGCCTTATAGAGAGGCTAGTTACGCAACTAGAGAGGAGGCTGGCGGGCGAGGCCGGCAGAACTTAG
- the hisI gene encoding phosphoribosyl-AMP cyclohydrolase, protein MEPRPLASAEEAWKIASSLRYRHIDGTVVAVAQDVVTKDVLMVAYMDPIAVVLTLTTGLAHYFSTTRKRVWLKGETSGHYQIVKEFRTDCDGDAVVLKVFQIGAACHTGSRSCFESSASHVLKSGEERRGLL, encoded by the coding sequence ATGGAGCCTAGGCCTTTGGCATCTGCTGAGGAGGCTTGGAAAATTGCGTCGTCTCTACGCTACCGCCACATAGATGGCACTGTGGTGGCGGTTGCACAAGACGTGGTTACTAAAGACGTCTTGATGGTGGCGTATATGGACCCGATCGCCGTGGTGCTGACGCTCACCACGGGCCTTGCGCATTACTTCTCCACCACGCGCAAGAGGGTCTGGCTGAAGGGGGAGACCAGCGGCCACTACCAGATAGTAAAGGAGTTTAGGACGGACTGCGACGGCGACGCCGTCGTGCTCAAGGTCTTCCAGATAGGCGCGGCGTGCCACACGGGTTCTAGGTCGTGCTTCGAGTCTTCGGCGTCGCACGTCTTGAAGAGCGGGGAGGAGCGGCGCGGCTTGCTGTAG
- a CDS encoding PaREP1 family protein: METLVLPSRIVRELKARADEAGVSIEDYLLERLLADVDPPGKAKAYAEAALELLKTAGEELGTGDFRQASEKIWGAAALAVKAYAYWRDGARLASRGELWRYKDKIAAELGDWVRDAWNAANAMHINFYEGWATESDVRKAYEEVKNFVDRIAKRILEHDKPKSQTNSHGA; the protein is encoded by the coding sequence GTGGAGACGTTAGTGTTGCCGTCTAGAATCGTGAGGGAGCTTAAGGCAAGAGCGGATGAGGCTGGCGTGTCTATAGAGGATTATCTATTAGAGCGGCTACTAGCCGACGTAGACCCACCCGGCAAAGCCAAAGCATACGCCGAGGCCGCCCTAGAGCTCCTAAAGACGGCGGGGGAGGAGCTTGGAACCGGCGACTTCCGTCAGGCTAGTGAGAAGATTTGGGGGGCGGCGGCGCTGGCTGTGAAGGCCTACGCCTACTGGCGCGACGGCGCCAGACTGGCGTCACGCGGAGAGCTGTGGCGCTATAAGGATAAAATCGCCGCTGAGCTAGGCGACTGGGTACGCGACGCCTGGAACGCCGCAAACGCCATGCACATAAACTTCTACGAGGGGTGGGCCACTGAATCCGACGTGAGGAAAGCCTACGAGGAGGTAAAAAACTTCGTCGATAGGATCGCCAAGCGAATTCTCGAACACGACAAACCTAAAAGCCAGACAAATTCTCATGGAGCCTAG
- the hisG gene encoding ATP phosphoribosyltransferase, producing the protein MLLAVPSKGRLQEPTLKLLEAVGIRPLASDERALVVPTSWSGVNLIRARPEDIPYLVESGRVWAGVTGHDYVVESGSNVVEALDLEFGRGKLVVAVLKSSGVSTVEELPPGARVATKFVNIAYNYFAELGKRVRIVRVTGSVEVLPQLGIADAILDVMATGTTLEVHGLRPIATVLETSARLVVNPRYVEHELTKKLVTFIRGYYAAQGRKMVFLNVPADKLEAVLAVLPAMEAPSVTKLAKGDIYEVFSVVPEDVLPDLVMRLKEAGARDIVITPIEKLIA; encoded by the coding sequence ATGCTTCTGGCGGTTCCTAGCAAGGGCAGGCTTCAGGAACCTACGCTGAAGCTTCTCGAGGCTGTCGGCATCAGGCCGCTGGCTTCGGACGAGAGGGCGCTGGTGGTGCCCACCTCGTGGAGTGGGGTAAATCTCATACGGGCCAGGCCCGAGGACATACCGTACCTCGTCGAAAGCGGGAGGGTATGGGCTGGCGTGACTGGACACGACTACGTTGTGGAGTCCGGCTCCAACGTAGTTGAGGCCCTCGACTTAGAGTTCGGGAGGGGGAAGTTGGTGGTTGCGGTTCTGAAATCCAGCGGCGTGTCTACCGTCGAGGAGCTACCACCCGGGGCCCGGGTGGCTACCAAGTTCGTCAACATTGCCTACAACTACTTCGCAGAGCTGGGGAAGAGAGTCCGCATAGTCAGAGTGACGGGGTCCGTTGAGGTGTTGCCGCAGCTCGGCATCGCGGATGCCATACTAGACGTGATGGCGACCGGCACCACTCTGGAGGTGCACGGGCTGAGGCCGATAGCCACCGTGCTCGAGACCTCGGCGAGGCTCGTGGTAAACCCCCGCTACGTGGAGCACGAGCTGACGAAGAAGCTCGTCACATTCATAAGGGGGTACTACGCGGCTCAGGGCAGGAAGATGGTGTTTCTAAACGTCCCCGCGGACAAGCTAGAGGCTGTGTTGGCGGTGCTCCCGGCGATGGAGGCCCCCAGCGTGACGAAGCTCGCCAAGGGCGACATTTACGAAGTCTTTTCCGTAGTCCCCGAAGATGTACTCCCAGATCTCGTGATGCGGCTTAAAGAGGCGGGGGCAAGAGACATAGTCATAACCCCCATAGAAAAGTTAATAGCGTAG